The following are encoded together in the Streptomyces sp. NBC_01465 genome:
- a CDS encoding YceI family protein, whose protein sequence is MTSEAGTQTSPLPLAAGRWEIDTNHSEVGFTIRHLGISKVRGHFGQVDAELVVGETIEGSSITATVALASIDTGNPQRDEHVRSAELLDVASRPTMTFRSTKASGKGEEWVLEGDLTIGEVTKSVTFEVEFGGAVDFADNRKHAGFEAKSEIRRSDFGLNFGAADALLGDVVKIQLDAQFLSPA, encoded by the coding sequence ATGACTTCAGAAGCAGGTACCCAGACGTCCCCGCTCCCGCTGGCCGCCGGCCGCTGGGAGATCGACACCAACCACTCCGAGGTGGGCTTCACCATTCGCCACCTCGGCATCTCCAAGGTCCGCGGCCACTTCGGTCAGGTCGACGCGGAACTCGTCGTCGGCGAGACGATCGAGGGGAGCTCCATCACCGCGACCGTCGCCCTTGCCTCGATCGACACCGGGAACCCGCAGCGCGACGAGCACGTCCGCTCCGCGGAGCTGCTCGACGTCGCGAGCCGGCCCACCATGACGTTCCGCTCCACCAAGGCGTCCGGCAAGGGTGAAGAGTGGGTATTGGAGGGGGACTTGACCATCGGTGAGGTCACCAAGTCCGTCACCTTCGAGGTCGAGTTCGGCGGCGCCGTCGACTTCGCCGACAACCGCAAGCACGCCGGGTTCGAGGCCAAGAGCGAGATCCGGCGCAGCGACTTCGGCCTCAACTTCGGTGCGGCGGACGCCCTGCTCGGCGACGTCGTCAAGATCCAGCTGGACGCGCAGTTCCTGTCACCCGCATGA
- a CDS encoding excinuclease ABC subunit UvrA — translation MQSPHDSFVRVRGAREHNLRGVDVDIPRDALVVFTGVSGSGKSSLAFGTVYAEAQRRYFESVAPYARRLIHQVGAPKVSEISGLPPAVSLEQRRSAPSSRSSVGTVTTLSNSLRMLFSRAGDYPAGAERLDSDAFSPNTAAGACPECHGLGRVHRTTEELLVPDPALSIREGAIAAWPGAWQGKNLRDVLDTLGYDVDRPWRDLDQQDRDWILFTDAQPVVTVEPVREAGRIQRPYQGTYMSARRYVLHTFSDSKSQTLRAKAERFLTSDRCPVCGGSRLRPEALSVTFAGRTIAGLAALPLSALATVLGAEQSDETARVLTTDLLARIEVVTELGLGYLSLDRTTPTLSSGELQRLRLATQLRSGLFGVVYVLDEPSAGLHPADTEALLVVLDRLRASGNSVFVVEHHLDVVRRADWLVDVGPLAGEHGGLVLHSGPPAELAGVTESVTRRFLFEEGPRAVRTVRTPSHWLKLGPLTRHNLDGLTAEIPLGTLTAVTGVSGSGKSTLVGEITEELPGVERLVRVDQKPIGRTPRSNLATYTGLFDVVRKLFTATDEAKARGYKAGRFSFNVPGGRCETCQGEGFVSVELLFLPSTYAPCPDCHGARYNPQTLEITHQGLNIAGVLDLTVEAAAAFFADSPAAVRSLRALLDVGLGYLRLGQPATELSGGEAQRIKLASELQRTRRGHTLYVLDEPTTGLHPADVEVLMRQLHGLVDAGHSVVVVEHDMAVVADADWVIDLGPGGGDEGGRIVAAGTPAEVAGAPGSRTAPYLMRVTGTARPAGS, via the coding sequence ATGCAAAGCCCTCACGACTCGTTCGTCCGTGTCCGTGGCGCCCGCGAGCACAATCTGCGCGGCGTCGACGTGGACATCCCGCGCGACGCGTTGGTCGTCTTCACGGGGGTCTCGGGCTCCGGCAAGTCCTCGCTCGCCTTCGGCACCGTCTACGCGGAGGCCCAACGCCGCTACTTCGAGTCGGTCGCCCCGTACGCACGCCGACTGATCCACCAGGTCGGGGCGCCGAAGGTCTCCGAGATCAGCGGTCTGCCGCCCGCGGTCTCCCTGGAGCAGCGCCGCTCGGCGCCCAGCTCGCGTTCCTCGGTCGGCACGGTCACCACGCTCTCCAACTCGCTGCGGATGCTCTTCTCTCGTGCGGGCGACTATCCGGCGGGCGCCGAGCGCCTCGACTCGGATGCCTTCTCGCCGAACACGGCGGCCGGAGCCTGCCCCGAGTGCCACGGCCTGGGCCGCGTCCACCGCACCACCGAGGAGCTGCTCGTCCCCGACCCCGCGCTGTCTATCCGCGAGGGCGCGATCGCCGCGTGGCCGGGCGCCTGGCAGGGGAAGAACCTCCGCGACGTACTGGACACCCTCGGGTACGACGTCGACCGGCCGTGGCGGGACCTCGACCAGCAGGACCGCGACTGGATCCTGTTCACCGACGCGCAGCCCGTCGTCACGGTGGAACCGGTACGGGAGGCGGGACGCATCCAACGCCCGTACCAGGGCACGTACATGAGCGCCCGCCGCTACGTCCTGCACACCTTCTCCGACTCCAAGAGCCAGACGCTGCGCGCCAAGGCCGAGCGTTTCCTCACCAGCGACCGCTGCCCGGTGTGCGGGGGCAGCAGGCTGCGCCCCGAAGCCCTCTCCGTCACGTTCGCGGGCCGTACGATCGCCGGGCTCGCGGCGCTGCCGCTCTCCGCGCTCGCCACGGTCCTGGGCGCGGAGCAGAGCGACGAGACGGCCCGCGTGCTGACCACCGACCTCCTGGCGCGCATCGAGGTCGTCACCGAACTGGGCCTGGGCTACCTCAGCCTGGACCGCACCACCCCGACGCTGTCCTCCGGCGAGCTGCAGCGGCTGCGGCTGGCCACTCAGCTGCGCTCGGGGCTCTTCGGCGTCGTGTACGTCCTGGACGAGCCGTCGGCGGGGCTCCACCCGGCCGACACCGAGGCGCTGTTGGTGGTGCTGGACCGGCTCAGGGCCTCCGGCAACTCGGTCTTCGTCGTCGAGCACCATCTGGATGTCGTACGGCGTGCGGACTGGCTGGTCGACGTGGGACCGCTGGCGGGCGAGCACGGCGGCCTTGTCCTGCACAGCGGTCCGCCCGCCGAACTGGCCGGGGTGACGGAGTCGGTGACCCGCCGCTTCCTCTTCGAGGAGGGACCGCGAGCCGTCCGTACGGTGCGCACCCCGTCGCATTGGCTCAAGCTCGGCCCGCTCACCCGGCACAACCTCGACGGGCTCACAGCGGAGATCCCGCTCGGCACCCTCACCGCGGTCACCGGTGTCTCCGGCTCGGGGAAGTCCACGCTCGTCGGCGAGATCACCGAGGAACTGCCGGGCGTGGAACGGCTGGTGAGGGTCGATCAGAAACCGATTGGCCGTACACCCCGGTCCAATCTCGCCACGTACACCGGTCTCTTCGACGTCGTGCGGAAACTGTTCACCGCCACCGACGAGGCGAAGGCGCGCGGCTACAAGGCGGGCCGGTTCTCCTTCAACGTGCCCGGCGGCCGCTGCGAGACCTGCCAGGGCGAGGGGTTCGTCTCGGTGGAGCTCCTCTTCCTGCCGAGCACGTACGCACCCTGCCCCGACTGCCACGGGGCGCGCTACAACCCACAGACACTGGAGATCACCCATCAGGGGCTGAACATCGCCGGGGTCCTGGACCTGACCGTCGAGGCCGCGGCCGCGTTCTTCGCCGACTCCCCCGCCGCCGTACGCAGCCTGCGCGCCCTGCTCGACGTGGGTCTGGGCTATCTGCGGCTGGGGCAGCCCGCGACGGAGCTGTCCGGGGGCGAGGCACAGCGCATCAAGCTGGCCTCCGAGCTCCAGCGCACCCGGCGCGGCCACACCCTGTACGTACTCGACGAGCCGACGACCGGACTGCATCCGGCCGATGTCGAGGTGCTGATGCGGCAGTTGCACGGGCTGGTGGACGCCGGGCACTCGGTGGTCGTCGTCGAGCACGACATGGCCGTGGTCGCGGACGCCGACTGGGTGATCGACCTCGGTCCCGGCGGCGGCGACGAGGGCGGAAGGATCGTCGCCGCCGGTACGCCGGCCGAAGTGGCCGGCGCCCCCGGGAGCCGCACCGCGCCCTATCTCATGCGGGTGACAGGAACTGCGCGTCCAGCTGGATCTTGA
- a CDS encoding LLM class flavin-dependent oxidoreductase, producing the protein MSTVIAGTRFSVLDRSRTREGHPAPQALRDTVAFAQEAEALGYHRFWVSEHHSVPGVAGSAPTVLVAAVAAATSTIRVGTGGVMLPNHQPLVVAEQFGVLESLFPGRIDMGLGRSVGFTDGIRKALGRDKGDASDFSAQLAELLGYFTGDQTAHPQVHARPAEGLRIPAFVLATGAGAQVAAEAGLPLVIAAVRGEDAMLRAIDGYRDAFRPSAWGESPYVVLSGTVAVAQTTEEARRILLPEAWSTAYSRTHGEFPPLMSAETVLATSMTDRERTLFDEALRGQLHGTEEEVTDGLEKIIGRSGADEYLVTTSTFDRGALLDSYRRLARITA; encoded by the coding sequence GTGAGCACCGTGATCGCAGGCACCCGCTTCTCCGTACTGGACCGCTCGCGCACCCGCGAGGGGCACCCGGCCCCGCAGGCGCTGCGCGACACCGTGGCCTTCGCCCAGGAGGCGGAGGCGCTCGGGTACCACCGCTTCTGGGTTTCCGAGCACCACAGCGTGCCCGGTGTCGCCGGCTCGGCGCCCACGGTGCTGGTCGCCGCCGTGGCCGCCGCGACCTCCACGATCCGGGTCGGCACGGGCGGCGTCATGCTGCCCAACCACCAACCCCTCGTCGTGGCCGAGCAGTTCGGGGTCCTGGAGTCCCTCTTCCCCGGCCGCATCGACATGGGCCTGGGCCGCTCCGTGGGGTTCACCGACGGGATACGCAAGGCGCTCGGCCGGGACAAGGGCGACGCCAGCGACTTCTCCGCGCAGCTCGCCGAACTGCTCGGCTACTTCACCGGGGACCAGACCGCCCACCCCCAGGTCCACGCCCGCCCCGCGGAGGGGCTGCGGATCCCGGCGTTCGTCCTGGCCACCGGCGCGGGCGCCCAGGTGGCCGCCGAGGCCGGGCTGCCGCTGGTGATCGCAGCCGTACGGGGCGAGGACGCGATGCTGCGCGCGATCGACGGCTACCGGGACGCCTTCCGGCCCTCGGCGTGGGGCGAGAGCCCGTACGTCGTCCTCTCCGGGACCGTGGCCGTCGCACAGACCACGGAGGAGGCCCGGCGGATCCTGCTGCCGGAGGCCTGGTCCACGGCGTATTCGCGTACGCACGGGGAGTTTCCGCCGCTGATGTCTGCCGAGACCGTGCTCGCCACCTCGATGACCGACCGCGAGCGCACCCTCTTCGACGAGGCCCTGCGCGGGCAGCTGCACGGCACCGAGGAGGAGGTCACGGACGGCCTGGAGAAGATCATCGGCCGTAGTGGCGCGGACGAGTACCTGGTCACGACCAGCACCTTCGACCGGGGTGCGCTGCTGGACTCCTATCGGCGCCTCGCGCGGATCACGGCCTAG
- a CDS encoding dodecin → MSDHTYRVTEIVGTSHEGIDQAVRNGIHRASQTLRNLDWFEITQVRGHIVDGEVEHYQVGLKVGFRLDDGDGAAG, encoded by the coding sequence ATGTCGGACCACACCTACCGGGTCACGGAGATCGTCGGCACCTCGCACGAAGGCATCGACCAGGCCGTACGCAACGGCATCCACCGCGCCTCGCAGACTCTGCGCAACCTCGACTGGTTCGAGATCACCCAGGTGCGCGGCCACATCGTGGACGGCGAGGTCGAGCACTACCAGGTGGGCCTGAAGGTCGGTTTCCGTCTTGATGACGGCGACGGAGCCGCGGGCTGA
- a CDS encoding extracellular solute-binding protein, with translation MKNRYIAGCIALVSSAALAGCGYLPGNSSGTKTVTVWLMKDSATNDFVQRFKKSYEAEHGDIKLDIRIQEWAGIGDKVTAALKSKDGKGVPDVIEVGNTQVAQYADSKGLRDLTLESMRDLHSQDWLPGLADPGSIDGAQYGVPWYAANRVVIYDKQLFADAGIKHPPRTREEWLEDTARLNTGQQQGIYLAGQDWYTLSGFIWEEGGQLAEGSGGNWVGALNSKAALKGMEFYKQLQALGRGPKSADEAHPFQYKVFAKGDVAQLIATPGTAKSIEQLNPEMKGRLGYFPIPGKHAGKPGAVFIGGSDLVVPEKAPEGDAGVKVVEALAGEKWQTDLAQTMSYVPNKTTLARVLADDPGAAAMAAAAAHGRATPNSPHWAAVEAANPIKTYMTEVLIGGDPEKAAKKASARITDLLADY, from the coding sequence GTGAAGAACCGCTACATCGCGGGCTGCATAGCTCTCGTGTCCTCCGCCGCCCTCGCCGGCTGCGGCTATCTCCCCGGCAACAGCAGCGGAACCAAGACGGTCACCGTCTGGCTGATGAAGGACAGTGCCACCAACGACTTCGTGCAGCGCTTCAAGAAGTCGTACGAGGCCGAGCACGGGGACATCAAGCTCGACATCCGCATCCAGGAATGGGCCGGCATCGGCGACAAGGTCACCGCGGCGCTGAAGAGCAAGGACGGCAAGGGGGTGCCCGACGTGATCGAGGTCGGCAACACCCAGGTCGCCCAGTACGCGGACAGCAAGGGGCTGCGCGACCTCACGCTGGAGTCGATGCGCGACCTCCACAGCCAGGACTGGCTCCCCGGTCTCGCCGACCCCGGATCCATCGACGGCGCGCAGTACGGCGTCCCGTGGTACGCGGCCAACCGTGTGGTCATCTACGACAAGCAGCTCTTCGCCGACGCCGGGATCAAGCACCCGCCGAGGACCCGCGAGGAGTGGCTGGAGGACACGGCCAGGCTCAACACCGGGCAGCAGCAGGGCATTTACCTGGCCGGCCAGGACTGGTACACCCTCTCCGGCTTCATCTGGGAGGAGGGCGGCCAGCTCGCCGAGGGCTCGGGCGGCAACTGGGTCGGGGCCCTGAACAGCAAGGCCGCACTCAAGGGCATGGAGTTCTACAAGCAGCTCCAGGCGCTCGGCCGGGGCCCCAAGAGCGCCGACGAGGCACACCCCTTCCAGTACAAGGTCTTCGCCAAGGGCGACGTCGCCCAGCTGATCGCCACCCCCGGCACGGCGAAGTCGATCGAGCAGCTCAACCCCGAGATGAAGGGAAGACTCGGCTACTTCCCCATCCCCGGCAAACACGCGGGCAAGCCGGGCGCCGTCTTCATCGGCGGCTCCGACCTCGTCGTCCCCGAGAAGGCCCCGGAGGGCGACGCAGGCGTGAAGGTGGTCGAGGCGCTCGCCGGCGAGAAGTGGCAGACCGACCTGGCGCAGACCATGAGTTACGTACCGAACAAGACGACCCTGGCCCGGGTCCTCGCCGACGACCCGGGCGCGGCGGCGATGGCCGCGGCCGCCGCGCACGGCCGCGCCACCCCCAACTCGCCCCACTGGGCGGCGGTCGAGGCCGCCAACCCCATCAAGACCTATATGACGGAGGTCCTCATCGGCGGGGACCCCGAGAAGGCCGCGAAGAAGGCGTCGGCACGCATCACCGACCTGCTGGCGGACTACTGA
- the egtD gene encoding L-histidine N(alpha)-methyltransferase encodes MPPFQLTRTLPEDATGAALRADVLGGLTSVPKTLPPKWFYDARGSELFEDITVLPEYYPTRAEREILLVRAGEIAAATGARTLVELGSGSSDKTRHLLDALPDLHSYIPVDVSESALTAAAEVLLAERPGLTVHALIADFTRSIALPQAPGPRLVAFLGGTVGNLLPAERAVFLRSVRALLEPGDSLLLGTDLVKDEDVLVAAYDDAAGVTAEFNKNVLTVIDRELGADFDASDFDHVARWDRDNEWIEMRLRARTALTVKIPELDLVVQFEKGEELRTEVSAKFRQDGVSAELAAAGLELRQWWTDSEGRFALSLSSPPAGR; translated from the coding sequence GTGCCCCCGTTCCAGCTCACCCGCACCCTGCCCGAGGACGCCACCGGCGCCGCACTGCGCGCCGATGTCCTCGGCGGACTGACCTCCGTACCGAAGACACTGCCTCCCAAGTGGTTCTACGACGCGCGCGGCAGCGAACTCTTCGAGGACATCACCGTTCTCCCCGAGTACTACCCGACCCGCGCCGAGCGCGAGATCCTCCTCGTACGCGCCGGGGAGATCGCGGCGGCGACGGGAGCCCGCACCCTGGTCGAGCTGGGTTCGGGCTCGTCGGACAAGACCCGCCATCTGCTGGACGCGCTGCCGGACCTGCACAGCTACATCCCGGTCGACGTCAGCGAGAGCGCCCTGACAGCTGCGGCCGAGGTGCTCCTCGCCGAACGGCCCGGGCTCACGGTGCACGCGCTGATCGCCGACTTCACCCGCTCGATCGCCCTCCCTCAGGCTCCCGGGCCCCGTCTGGTGGCGTTCCTGGGCGGCACGGTCGGCAATCTGCTCCCCGCCGAGCGCGCCGTCTTCCTGAGGTCGGTGCGCGCCCTGCTCGAACCCGGCGACAGTCTGCTGCTCGGCACGGACCTGGTGAAGGACGAGGACGTGCTGGTCGCCGCGTACGACGACGCGGCCGGGGTGACGGCCGAGTTCAACAAGAACGTCCTGACCGTCATCGACCGCGAGCTCGGTGCGGACTTCGACGCGTCCGACTTCGACCATGTCGCCCGCTGGGACCGGGACAACGAGTGGATCGAAATGCGGCTGCGCGCCCGCACCGCGCTCACGGTGAAGATTCCCGAACTGGACCTGGTGGTGCAGTTCGAGAAGGGAGAGGAGCTGCGCACCGAGGTGTCGGCGAAATTCCGGCAGGACGGGGTGAGCGCCGAACTGGCCGCAGCCGGTCTTGAGCTGCGGCAGTGGTGGACGGACTCCGAGGGGCGGTTCGCCCTGTCCCTCAGTAGTCCGCCAGCAGGTCGGTGA
- the egtC gene encoding ergothioneine biosynthesis protein EgtC, protein MCRHLAYLGPSLPLDDVLVKPLHALYRQSWAPRLQQHGTVNADGFGVGWYAEEDPVPARYRRAGPIWADQSFTDLARVVRTTALLGAVRDATEAGADGEAAVAPFAAGPWLFSHNGAVRGWPGTLAPLAEGLPAAELLSLQARCDSALVWALVLHRLRDGDEMGQALADTVTEVAEAAPGSRLNLLLTDGEAVCATAWGDTLWYLAEPGRRTVVASEPYDDSPHWQQVPDRTLLAATRTDVLLTPLKEPA, encoded by the coding sequence ATGTGCCGTCATCTCGCCTACCTGGGCCCGTCGTTGCCGCTGGACGATGTGCTGGTGAAGCCACTGCATGCGCTGTACCGGCAGTCCTGGGCGCCCAGACTCCAGCAGCACGGCACCGTCAACGCCGACGGTTTCGGCGTCGGCTGGTACGCCGAGGAGGATCCGGTGCCCGCCCGCTACCGGCGCGCGGGCCCCATCTGGGCCGACCAGTCCTTCACCGATCTCGCCCGGGTGGTCCGCACCACGGCCCTGCTCGGCGCCGTCCGTGATGCCACCGAGGCGGGCGCCGACGGGGAGGCCGCGGTCGCACCCTTCGCCGCCGGGCCCTGGCTGTTCAGCCACAACGGCGCGGTCAGGGGCTGGCCCGGCACACTGGCGCCGCTCGCCGAGGGCCTCCCGGCGGCCGAACTGCTCTCGCTCCAGGCGCGCTGCGACTCCGCGCTGGTCTGGGCGCTGGTCCTGCACCGGCTGCGGGACGGCGACGAGATGGGCCAGGCCCTCGCGGACACGGTCACCGAGGTGGCCGAGGCGGCACCCGGATCGCGCCTCAACCTCCTGCTGACGGACGGCGAGGCGGTCTGCGCGACCGCCTGGGGCGACACGCTCTGGTATCTCGCCGAGCCGGGCCGCCGCACGGTGGTCGCCTCCGAACCGTACGACGACTCACCGCACTGGCAGCAGGTGCCCGACCGCACCCTGCTCGCCGCCACCCGCACCGACGTTCTTCTCACGCCGCTCAAGGAGCCCGCCTAG
- the egtB gene encoding ergothioneine biosynthesis protein EgtB: protein MSRRRPAARDEGPDPVTDPELLRQRALDALTTARDRTALLTSCIDDRELTSQHSPLMSPLVWDLAHIGNQEEQWLLRAVAGRDAIRPEIDSIYDAFEHPRAARPSLPLLAPAEARRYAADVRGRVLDVLEKIPLHGRPLLDAAFAFGMIAQHEQQHDETMLITHQLRSGPAALTAPEPPRADTTGLRDEVLVPGGPFTMGTSTEPWALDNERPAHRRDVAAFHIDTAPVTCGAYLRFMEDGGYEQQRWWAEPGWEQIRTHGIRAPLFWHQDGGQWLRRRFGVVEAVPLDEPVLHVSWYEADAYARWAGRRLPSEAEWEKAARHDPVSGRSRRYPWGDEDPTAERANLGQHHLRPAPAGSYPAGESPHGVRQLTGDVWEWTSSDFLPYPGFAAFPYREYSEVFFGSDHKVLRGGSFAVDEVACRGTFRNWDLPVRRQIFSGFRTARDA from the coding sequence ATGTCCCGCCGACGACCAGCCGCACGAGACGAAGGACCTGACCCTGTGACCGACCCGGAGCTCCTCAGACAGCGTGCGCTCGACGCGCTCACCACCGCACGCGACCGTACCGCCCTGCTCACCTCCTGCATCGACGACCGTGAACTGACCTCCCAGCACTCGCCGTTGATGTCGCCGCTGGTCTGGGACCTGGCGCACATCGGCAACCAGGAGGAGCAGTGGCTGCTGCGGGCCGTCGCCGGGCGCGACGCGATCCGCCCCGAGATCGACTCGATCTACGACGCCTTCGAGCACCCGCGCGCCGCACGCCCCTCCCTGCCCCTCCTCGCACCCGCCGAGGCCCGCCGCTATGCCGCGGACGTACGGGGCCGGGTCCTCGACGTACTGGAGAAGATCCCGCTGCACGGCCGGCCCCTTCTCGACGCGGCCTTCGCCTTCGGGATGATCGCCCAGCACGAACAGCAGCACGACGAAACGATGCTGATCACCCATCAGCTGCGGTCGGGACCCGCTGCCCTCACCGCGCCCGAGCCGCCGCGCGCCGACACGACGGGCCTGCGGGACGAAGTCCTCGTCCCCGGCGGGCCGTTCACCATGGGCACCTCGACCGAGCCCTGGGCGCTGGACAACGAGCGGCCCGCGCACCGCAGGGACGTGGCGGCCTTCCACATCGACACGGCGCCGGTCACGTGCGGCGCGTATCTGCGCTTCATGGAGGACGGCGGGTACGAGCAGCAGCGCTGGTGGGCGGAGCCCGGCTGGGAGCAGATCAGGACCCATGGCATCCGCGCACCCCTGTTCTGGCATCAGGACGGCGGCCAGTGGCTGCGCCGCCGCTTCGGGGTGGTGGAGGCCGTACCGCTCGACGAGCCGGTGCTGCATGTGAGCTGGTACGAGGCCGACGCCTATGCCCGCTGGGCGGGGCGGCGGCTGCCCTCCGAGGCGGAGTGGGAGAAGGCGGCCCGCCACGACCCCGTGTCCGGGCGCTCACGGCGCTACCCGTGGGGCGACGAGGACCCGACCGCGGAGCGCGCCAATCTGGGCCAGCACCATCTGCGGCCCGCGCCCGCGGGAAGTTATCCGGCCGGTGAATCGCCGCACGGCGTACGGCAGTTGACGGGCGACGTGTGGGAGTGGACGTCCAGCGACTTCCTGCCGTACCCGGGATTCGCCGCCTTCCCGTACCGCGAGTACTCCGAGGTGTTCTTCGGCAGTGACCACAAGGTGCTGCGCGGGGGGTCGTTCGCCGTGGACGAGGTGGCCTGCCGGGGCACCTTCCGCAACTGGGACCTGCCCGTACGGCGGCAGATCTTCTCCGGGTTCCGTACGGCGAGGGATGCCTGA
- the egtA gene encoding ergothioneine biosynthesis glutamate--cysteine ligase EgtA produces MTVQPLSESAAEDLLRCICFKTGPPRTLGVELEWLVHDLRDPRLPLSTGRREAAYGALRALPLASALTFEPGGQLELSSLPAASLTELIDSVSADLDAVRGSLRTAGLTLTGNGQEPWRTRDRVLRAPRYDAMETYFDRHGTAGRAMMRGSASVQVNLDAGHEEPGPLGHGRRWQLAHLLGAVLVAAFANSPRSDGRSTGWRSTRQALWADLDPLRSLAPAAQREPRAAWTEQALDTPVMCIRRDEGPWQVPTDLTFRGWLRGGGPRPPTRADLDYHLTTLFPPVRPRGHLELRMIDAQPGEDGWIVPLAVTAALFDDPAAAETVYRAVKPLAETAGSLPAPRNPLWRNAARRGLADPELHAAAAVCFATALEALPRLGASTAVRDAVAEFAARYVVRGRCPADDQPHETKDLTL; encoded by the coding sequence ATGACCGTACAACCGCTCAGCGAGTCCGCAGCGGAGGACTTACTGCGATGTATCTGCTTCAAGACCGGGCCGCCCCGCACGCTCGGCGTCGAGCTCGAATGGCTCGTCCACGACCTGCGCGATCCCCGGCTCCCCCTCTCCACCGGCCGGCGTGAAGCGGCGTACGGCGCACTGCGCGCCCTGCCCCTCGCCTCGGCTCTCACCTTCGAACCCGGCGGCCAGCTGGAGCTCAGCTCGCTCCCCGCCGCATCCCTGACGGAGCTCATCGACTCCGTCTCCGCGGACCTCGACGCCGTACGCGGCTCGCTGCGGACCGCGGGTCTCACCCTCACCGGCAACGGCCAGGAACCCTGGCGCACACGGGACAGAGTGCTGCGCGCGCCGCGGTACGACGCCATGGAGACCTACTTCGACCGGCACGGCACAGCGGGCCGCGCCATGATGCGCGGCTCGGCCTCCGTCCAGGTCAACCTGGACGCGGGGCACGAGGAGCCGGGACCGCTGGGGCACGGCAGACGGTGGCAGCTCGCGCATCTGCTGGGTGCGGTGCTGGTGGCCGCCTTCGCCAACTCGCCCCGCTCCGACGGCCGTTCGACCGGCTGGCGCTCCACCCGGCAGGCCCTGTGGGCCGACCTCGATCCGCTCCGCTCGCTCGCGCCGGCCGCACAGCGTGAGCCGCGGGCGGCCTGGACCGAGCAGGCGCTCGACACCCCGGTGATGTGCATCCGCCGGGACGAGGGCCCCTGGCAGGTGCCGACGGATCTGACCTTCCGCGGCTGGCTCCGGGGCGGCGGTCCGCGGCCGCCGACGCGGGCCGACCTCGACTACCACCTGACCACCCTCTTCCCGCCGGTACGGCCGCGGGGCCACCTCGAGCTGCGCATGATCGACGCCCAGCCGGGCGAGGACGGCTGGATCGTGCCGCTCGCCGTCACGGCGGCGCTCTTCGACGATCCGGCGGCGGCCGAGACGGTGTACCGGGCGGTGAAGCCCCTTGCGGAGACGGCCGGTTCGCTTCCCGCCCCGCGGAATCCGCTGTGGCGCAATGCCGCGCGGCGCGGCCTGGCCGACCCGGAGCTGCATGCCGCTGCCGCCGTCTGCTTCGCCACTGCCCTGGAGGCACTTCCCCGGCTCGGCGCCTCGACCGCCGTCCGCGACGCGGTGGCCGAATTCGCCGCCCGCTATGTCGTACGCGGCCGATGTCCCGCCGACGACCAGCCGCACGAGACGAAGGACCTGACCCTGTGA
- a CDS encoding TIGR02452 family protein codes for MSARLRGIAKETEKIVEAGSYRSPQGREVSIADALEAALTGVRMYGPDPVPAAERADARTEFEVTGESSIEAAARMTGERPGAVAILNFASARNPGGGYLNGAQAQEEALCRSSALYTTLLRAPEFYAHHRADRSPFYTDRVIHSPQVPVFRDDRGALLPEPFSVGFLTSPAPNAGVIRARSPEDAHRIPHALAVRAERVLETAVACGYRRLVLGAWGCGVFRNEPARVAGAFHAHLTGAGRFGGHFEQVVFAVLDRDPASATRAAFADAFAGQSQP; via the coding sequence ATGAGTGCACGACTGCGGGGCATCGCGAAGGAGACGGAGAAGATCGTCGAGGCTGGTTCCTACCGCTCGCCGCAAGGCCGGGAGGTGTCCATCGCCGACGCCCTGGAGGCTGCGCTCACCGGGGTGCGGATGTACGGACCCGATCCTGTCCCCGCAGCCGAACGCGCCGATGCCCGCACGGAGTTCGAGGTCACGGGGGAGAGCAGCATCGAAGCTGCCGCCCGGATGACCGGCGAGCGGCCCGGCGCCGTCGCCATCCTCAACTTCGCCTCCGCGCGCAACCCGGGCGGCGGCTACCTCAACGGCGCCCAGGCGCAGGAGGAAGCGCTCTGCCGGTCCTCGGCCCTCTACACGACCCTGCTGCGCGCGCCGGAGTTCTACGCCCACCACCGGGCCGACCGCAGCCCGTTCTACACCGACCGCGTCATCCACTCGCCACAGGTCCCGGTCTTCAGGGACGACCGCGGCGCACTGCTCCCCGAGCCGTTCTCCGTGGGCTTTCTCACATCGCCCGCGCCCAACGCCGGTGTGATCAGGGCCCGTTCACCCGAGGACGCCCACCGGATCCCGCACGCCCTGGCCGTACGGGCCGAACGCGTCCTGGAGACCGCGGTCGCCTGCGGCTACCGGCGCCTGGTGCTCGGCGCCTGGGGGTGCGGGGTCTTCCGCAACGAACCGGCCCGGGTGGCGGGGGCGTTCCACGCCCACCTCACGGGGGCGGGCCGGTTCGGCGGACACTTCGAGCAGGTCGTCTTCGCCGTACTCGACCGTGATCCCGCATCGGCCACCCGGGCCGCGTTCGCCGACGCGTTCGCCGGTCAGTCCCAGCCGTAG